The region GTGCAGTGACCAGCTAAAGAAGCGAAGAGGAATTGAAATAGCATCTTAATTGCTAAGTataagaaaagtaaaaaaagtaCTTATACTGTAAAAATGGGGGAAAGACAGAGCAAAAAAAGTGAACCCCATGCATGTCTTACCCATATTAATTGCTGCTCCATCCtaaatatactacctccattttcaCATGTCACTTTGACCATGtatgttttaattttgaccATTGATAATTTctaaatgtttagtttataattagtgaaaactatatatttgtatcaaTGCACAAAGCATATTGCTAATATGGCTAACTTCTAAGTATGTACtacctttgtttcatattgtaagacttttagcattgtctaaattcatccattgataATGTAtgtaatgtatatatatatatttattagcatctatatgaatttaggcaaggttAAAAAGtattacattgtgaaacaagggaagtattattttattttgcaaaaaaaatgagaggTCAAAGTTATAAAGTGAATAGTACCCAGTGGTAAGTATTTGAAACCGGAGGCAGTAGCTATTTTTACCGTTCAAATTGTAGTTGTTTCTCCAATCACAATCATCTCCCGTTTAATTTCTCAACCTACTACatcttctcaaccaatcacaatctTCCCTCATTCAATTCCACCCACTTTCTTAATATATGTGCCCAACTCCAGAAATTAtcattttggaacagagggagCAGTGGTTTCcaaactgtttttttcttaatgaaACAAATGGTCCAGAGAGAATACAACTGCACCCTAGAGATAAGAGATCATCTTATTTGAGAACAGTTGAGAGCAGTTGACCACTACAGTTGTATGAAGTGTGATGAAGCTTTTGTAAAGGATCAAGCAaatttccagattctcagaaaaagaaattgaacAGTGAGTTCGGGGCCAATAAAAGCTTTTCCGGCTTCTCCATGCTCCAATATATTCCGTGACAAAAGTATATCAATAGGAGAAACCCAATAACAGTCAATGTATTATTATGAACCAAGGAGtgtaaggaaaaaatataagagaaaTAGAGATTTACTTGCCCAAAAAACTGGAAAGAGGAAACTAACATATCATCTTAGCATCTAGGGAGGCATTCAAAATTAAGAGATTTTACATTGACTACTTTTTAAAGTTTcatcaaatatatgaaaaatcgtACTCCCTGTAAtgtcctttattttttacatttcaGGCTTTGCGTTTCTGTAACACAAAATTGAGACAGAAAACATAGGAGCAAAATAGTGTATAAAGATAAGAGATTATTAGAAGAGAAACACATGGTACCTATAGCGCTTGTCTTAGAAATGCAAGGTATCCACCTTTCCTGTTGGAGAGCTGAAGAAACAAGAGATTTGAAGCTTCTAGAAATGGAAGAGACTTTCTTTCACTGCAAAATACATGTaaacaagacaaataatcGTCTTGAGTACTAATTCCCACATTTTGAAGAAGGCAGAATTATTGTTAGTCCTATCTCTCCATTTCCATTGCCTTCTAGAGTTAAAGCATGCCACTTGACACCCCAGAGGCCTAAATGATACTACCATGACAATAAAgtaatgataataaaatttgtcAGTCTGCTGAGCAGAATCCTTTTGGAAGTTTCAATTTATCCTGCACGTGACAAATTGTATAGATCACCATCTAGCaacaaggcaaaaaaaaacgaCTTCCAAGGGAGGTCAGCATTCTAAAGTCTGGAAGACTGGAAGACAGGAGAAAATCAATTGTAACATGTAGTTTATTCAGGGGAACTGCATTCTACTGGCAAATATTTCATGCATCAGTTAAGGTGAAAAAGTCTAATGTTAAATGTCTGAGCCAGCAATGCACTGAACTTCACACAAGTATCTGAAAACATCATTTGATGTCATAATGCACTGAGCAGTAATAAAACATGCGGCTAGTCACACCTGATAAGAGGTACCTCATATGGTTGCCAAAAAGTGCACAAAATTGTGATTAAGAACTGGTAATAGATGGCAGATTTCTGACACACTGAGTTACCACAGCAGAGGTTCGCTGTTTCATGGGTCTTCATCCATACAACTGGTGCtgataaaataacaaaatcaCTACTGCAAAAGGTATAATCAGCCTAGGCAGCATCCACGACTGTACCTCGTAAAATTACTGAAGGTGATCGCTTAGCCTGCCCAGACAGGCTCTAGAAGCTAGGCGTAGGATGCTTAGCCTGACTAGGCAGCAACTGTGCCGAAACTACCCTAGGTGAGTTCACAAGCGAGAAAATGACAGCACTGCACCACCAACAAACTGGTGCCAACAAACCTAGTATATACTAGTAGATTAGTCAATATATCCATGTACCCCTGTCTGGCAAGGTCAGATAAAATGTGCAGGCTGCCAAGTGCCAATGGCTTCCGTATAGACATTAATTAAACATGACAGTGTAAAACAGCCAAACAGGGCATAGACACAACACAATTTTTAATATCTTTGATCCACAAAATATGATGCTCCACaactatttcatattttgatattttctttaaaattcaCTCACTAAAATAGTGGCAATCATACCAGAGTAATGTGAATCCAAGTAAGAGGTAAGTCACTACATTCATGTCAGCATTTCTTGATGAACAGCAACTATTCTGTGTATTCATGTTTGATTAAATGAGATAAAACAGAACATGGGATCTGACACAGCATAAACAGGACATGGGATCTGACACCACATAAACTTGACAAACTATTGACAGCTCCACATACGTAATACTGCTGGGTCACAGAAAGAGCAGCAATACAGACAGTggttcttattaaaaaatttgaagagGGGTTATGTCCCTTTAAGTATGTCAAGAGCCATATGCAGTGAAAAGTCAACAATAATACCAGTAAGGAGCAAGTACCAGATATAATTACTGGAAGAGGATTAAACCAAGGTGTGAGTGCAATACCTGGTACGCCTCACATGTGCAAGGGCGCTGTTCCAAACTTTGTCCTGAAAAAAGAATGCCAGCTAGAGTAAAGCttgtgaagaaaaatatttatagagaaGACATTTACCGCAAGGATGTCATTTACTCAAGTCCAGAGGTTCAAATGGCCCTACCAGATACACTCCACTGAATTGTGTGCTGAGTCAGGCTTTTTTTGTAAGCACCATCTCCAGGACGCACAAACCAGTTAACCAATTAGAAAAAAGGTTGGATGGCATAAAATGCCGATAGAAGGCAGAAATATAAGAGACATCCACAAGTTTCAGTTCaaaattaattgattgattgatcatgTTTAAATGGACCTCATACAGGCATAATGTCCATTGAAAAAGAGTGCAGTGAGGGggtaaagaaaatataataaataaaaaagaacagcTATAAAGCTGTAAACCAGTGATTGTGATCTACTactgatataaatatttacaaacgaaaagaGGAAAATTGTAAAGTTAATCAAATCCCTCGTTAATCTGCAAATCCCTCCTGAGTGCATGATTTCAGCTTATCTGTGGCTTGCGCACAGATGCAGAAACAGAACAAGAAGCAACGCTGTCAAGGTAATCCTTTGTCAAATAGTAGTGAGCATAGGAGCCCAGGTTTCCAGCATGGGTTTGCTTTCCAATTCAATCATATCTGAAAGGATTTTTGTTATCTTCTTTAGTTCCACGAGGCAAATCCACACCCAGCTGCCTCTCGAAGCCCCTTTCAAATCTCCGAGGGCTTCCCCTTCTTTGGGGTTCTGGCGATCTGGGAGCAGAAATGCGTGGATGAAGTTTATCTCCTGTATGATTTCTGAACTGCTTTGTAGCGCCATTCCTGTCATATGGCTTGGCAGAATGAGTTTCATATCCATCAGCATACTCCCTCTGATCATCACTGTTCCCATCATGCCTATTTCCCCTCCCCCTTTCAAAGCCATAAGGAAGTCTTCCCTGTGTTGGGCGATACAACTCTCCAGACCTTGGCCGTCCGCTGGAGTCTACATCAAACCTGTCATTTCTTGAGGTGGTTCTCAGGGGTGGGCTTCTCCTCGAATATCGCTTTTTATGATCAGGAATATCAACAGTTGAGCAGTTCCTCCCACCAGCCCATGTAGAACTGTGTTGAGAGTAAGTATGATCTCTTGATGAAGGGCTATAACGCATAACTCGATCACCAAATCCAGGTTGTCTAGAAGGTGAAGCCATTCTTCCCATTCTAACTTCAGTCATGTAATTAGGCGGAGATCTACTTCTGCTATGCCTCCATAAACTTGAACTGCCATTCACCATAACTTCCCTTCTGTTCCTAGGTGATGTCCAAGCATGTGGAGATCGAGACCTTGAACCAGAAGGGGATCGGCTGTGAGCACGTGAAAGGTTAAGTGAGGCTCTATGAGGTGGGAACCTCCTTTGTCTATTGGCCAGTGAGCAATGAGCTGAACTCATATTTAAATTAGCATGATCTTTATCCATATCAGGACCATATCGAACAGATCGATTACCAATGGTACCAAAGCGTCTTTCTGGGGATGCTTCCCTAGCATGTGCAGGACCTCTGGATACGCCACTACCTCCATCTCTGTCAATTGGAGAACCCCGTCCAGATAAAGGGCGGTATGAGCTACTTAAAGTGTTGTTTCTCACCCTCCTAGCCATTTTACTAGCATTTGCGGTATCAACTGCCTTTACCAAAGTGCCATCAGGTGCAACTACAAAACCATTGCTCTGCATCTTTGCAACAGCAGCTTCTGCAGCATTCCTTGGACCAGGCAGGCcataattataataatcagGTGATTTGCGCCGGGTAGGACGAGAACTGTTTGAATTTTCCACCCATTGTTCCACCCGGCTGTTACCTTGAACATGTCGTGATGCTGCACCTCTTTCTTGTGATCTAACATCAACGGTTCTTTCAGCCTTTGAAGCTGAGCCATAACCATCATCAGATCTGGACGAAAGAAGAAAAGGGATCATAAGATTAGTGACTAGGGCCATGACACTGGATCATCAGGGTCAAATTACTTGCAAGATGACAGCTAAAAAAGGTTCACTAGTGACTTACCTGCATAATTCATTTCTGTGGGTTCTGTCAAATGATCTTGGTCGTTCTTCTCGTGGTTGCATATCTCCATTTGATAACTCCATATGCCGCAATGATTCACCAGCAGCAGCTGTATCTGATGTGCTCAAAACACATCGGTTAGATGAATCAACTGTGTCCCTTGAATCATGTTGAGAATGCCTCTGATCTTCAGGTAACATATCCCATCCCGTGGGCTTCATCCTCAGACTTGAAATATCATCCCCTAAACCATCATTGACCCTCTCAGACTGGTTAGCTGTTGCAGCAGATCCAGTTATTACATGGCCTGAGTTCATCTCATATATTCTCGAGTCACCATTCACTCTCAAGTGAACATTGAGAGCCTTCTCACCAGCATTTCCAGTGCACATCATTCCAGATCCATCATCTATGCAGTTAGTTGACCATGAACGCTTCAATGCAGCTGGTGAAACATCACCATCTTTATTCCTGGAATGTGTTCCATTGACGTCAACCACTAGGTTACCCGTATTCATGGAGCCAGGAGGTAAAGGAGAAATGCCTGGGGCATCACTCTTGCAATCTAACACCTGGTAATTGACATGTTTAACTTCTTCATAAGCATCATCTCCCCAATACCCGCCAGATTCCCTAAGTTCCCCGTCCTCATATTGAGAATCATCCTCTTCAGCACCAATATTTCCAGTCCCAGCAAGATCTTTAATAATCTGAGGAGCCTCTGCTTCATGACAATGCTCCGTAAAATTATTCGATAGAACCTTCCCAATGTAGTTTTGTTCTGCAGATTGTGAATCCGCAATGCTGTCAATGTCAGTAACTGGTTTGATGCATTCTGAATTGATAAGGGGAGCTTCATGGGCATCATCTGTAGTATGACATGTTAATGCATTGCTACTGTCAGTACAAGTGAGATTATGACTAATAGGTGCATCAGCACCCTCTTTTTCATGAGTGTGGGACATCCCACGATCAGAAGAACCTGGGTTATCATTCATATGAGTATCAGAGAGGTCCAAATCATCATCTACATCTGCAGCTGTCTTAGAGATGCTCAATACATCAGTGCCATCGGTGCCATGTTCAACCTTGTCATGAGCTGACTGATCAATTTTACTAGTTCCAGAATCAACATCCAAAAGATCTTGGTTCTTAAATTCAGATATGCTTTGTTGAGAAGCTTGCCCAAGTTTATCATTGCTCCAGCCAAGACCAGTAGAACTTTTATTGAAAACAGTTACTGTTGCAAGGTTTGTGCTTTCCTCAGAAACTAACGTGCTTGTGAAAGGCTTCACTCTGGAGCCCAGTTCACTCATTTGAATTGAATTAATCCCAACAGAACCATCTGTAGAAGCCATCTGGGACGGACCTACACAACCAAGGGCTGAGGCATGTGAAACATCAAGTTTCTCCTCATTTGCAGTCAAAGCAAAACACCCGGTCATAGGAGCCAAAGAACTGCAATCAGGATCAGATCCTAGATGTGATTCTACTTTGCCTATATCATTGTGATCAGGCAAATCCTTTGTTCCTGCAGATGAATCATTGCATTCTAGCAGTCTCGATTCTAAAATCTGCACATTTTGCGGCGACAGACTGCACAAAGGTTGAGATGAACTATCACCAGCAAAATCACTTTCACCCTTTGTACAAGCATCGCTTGGTTCATCAATCGCAGGAGTTTTGTCCTCTGAAAGATCAGGAATGTTGCCAGCAATTGTTGAGTCAAAAGGAGCTTGACATGCCTGCAGCTTATTCGTCACATTTTCAGCGTCACTACAACTGCTTATAGCAGAAGCTACAGGCTCAGGACCAACCGTATCATGATCATCGTCACCACCACAGTTAGTGTCCCATGCCTCCATTGCAACATTAAGATCCCAATGCAACCTAGAGTCACGGGTGCCATTGGAATGCTTAGTTTCCATGACTATATCCTGCAAGCAACCTACAGATTTGTCTGGATGACTTGCGTTTATTGATATGGTAACACCTGAAGACTTTGTGACAGAAGCAGATGAAAAATCATCTGCTTTGTTTGCACTGCCCAATGCGGAATAAGGCACAGAACAATCCTTCTCAGCATGTGAAGATTCAACGATATTTTCACTGTTCAATGTAGGGGAAAACACAGGCTTCATATCAGGAGCAGATTCAGATGACTCCAGTGGCTGGTTTGATTTGCAATTTGAAGCATCCAGAGTATTTAGCATCTCCTCCTTGATTTCACTTAGGACATTCAACTCAGAACTACCAGCGATATGTTCTGGTTTTCTTTCTTCAACACAGTGTGCCGACTTCGAGCATTCGGCATCCAATGTGTAATCATCCAACTCACTTgtgcaagcagcagcagcaagtaTTGATATGCCAGAAAAATCATCTGCGCCAAAAGGCCCTCTCGTTTCCTCTATGTAATCAAGTGCAGGTGCTTTAACCTTGTGATGCTTTCCGCGTGACGAGATACCTCCAGAGGATCTACTCAGCAGTTTTTCATATGGATCCACTAGCAATGGAGTGGGTGGAGGTGATGGAGAACAATCCATAAGAaatcttctcttttttattggaACACTTTCCATAGGGTCACTAAAGCGCCGACCAAGAATAGATACCCCAAACTGCAAAAATGTCATTAAATAGTTCATAAAATTTGCATTCAAGAATTTTATTGACGCTTACTTATTGTACTCCTAAAGGGGGGAAATAAGAACCTTCTCGGACTCAGAAACAGGAGCATCATCTTGTGCCAATTGTTGATTAGTAGCATTGCTGCATGCATAGAAAGACATTATTTCATCCTTCATTTTGTCTTGTCCAGAGAAAGAGGTCCTTGCTCTCCTTGCAGCTCTTTGCCTTCTGTTTATAGTCTTCCATCTCACCTCAGGATCTATAGGCCTTGGAAGCTCCAAGCCCATGGTGTTGAACTTGCTGTTACACGATGGCCCACCTCTGTCTGTTGTCGATTCACCGCCACAGCCTTTG is a window of Oryza brachyantha chromosome 8, ObraRS2, whole genome shotgun sequence DNA encoding:
- the LOC102711722 gene encoding uncharacterized protein LOC102711722 isoform X1, which translates into the protein MRKAGAKEDYKGSIGSEGAVDVNQAPGFMIRVCTCTGRPSSLNSGVSMTCKGCGGESTTDRGGPSCNSKFNTMGLELPRPIDPEVRWKTINRRQRAARRARTSFSGQDKMKDEIMSFYACSNATNQQLAQDDAPVSESEKFGVSILGRRFSDPMESVPIKKRRFLMDCSPSPPPTPLLVDPYEKLLSRSSGGISSRGKHHKVKAPALDYIEETRGPFGADDFSGISILAAAACTSELDDYTLDAECSKSAHCVEERKPEHIAGSSELNVLSEIKEEMLNTLDASNCKSNQPLESSESAPDMKPVFSPTLNSENIVESSHAEKDCSVPYSALGSANKADDFSSASVTKSSGVTISINASHPDKSVGCLQDIVMETKHSNGTRDSRLHWDLNVAMEAWDTNCGGDDDHDTVGPEPVASAISSCSDAENVTNKLQACQAPFDSTIAGNIPDLSEDKTPAIDEPSDACTKGESDFAGDSSSQPLCSLSPQNVQILESRLLECNDSSAGTKDLPDHNDIGKVESHLGSDPDCSSLAPMTGCFALTANEEKLDVSHASALGCVGPSQMASTDGSVGINSIQMSELGSRVKPFTSTLVSEESTNLATVTVFNKSSTGLGWSNDKLGQASQQSISEFKNQDLLDVDSGTSKIDQSAHDKVEHGTDGTDVLSISKTAADVDDDLDLSDTHMNDNPGSSDRGMSHTHEKEGADAPISHNLTCTDSSNALTCHTTDDAHEAPLINSECIKPVTDIDSIADSQSAEQNYIGKVLSNNFTEHCHEAEAPQIIKDLAGTGNIGAEEDDSQYEDGELRESGGYWGDDAYEEVKHVNYQVLDCKSDAPGISPLPPGSMNTGNLVVDVNGTHSRNKDGDVSPAALKRSWSTNCIDDGSGMMCTGNAGEKALNVHLRVNGDSRIYEMNSGHVITGSAATANQSERVNDGLGDDISSLRMKPTGWDMLPEDQRHSQHDSRDTVDSSNRCVLSTSDTAAAGESLRHMELSNGDMQPREERPRSFDRTHRNELCRSDDGYGSASKAERTVDVRSQERGAASRHVQGNSRVEQWVENSNSSRPTRRKSPDYYNYGLPGPRNAAEAAVAKMQSNGFVVAPDGTLVKAVDTANASKMARRVRNNTLSSSYRPLSGRGSPIDRDGGSGVSRGPAHAREASPERRFGTIGNRSVRYGPDMDKDHANLNMSSAHCSLANRQRRFPPHRASLNLSRAHSRSPSGSRSRSPHAWTSPRNRREVMVNGSSSLWRHSRSRSPPNYMTEVRMGRMASPSRQPGFGDRVMRYSPSSRDHTYSQHSSTWAGGRNCSTVDIPDHKKRYSRRSPPLRTTSRNDRFDVDSSGRPRSGELYRPTQGRLPYGFERGRGNRHDGNSDDQREYADGYETHSAKPYDRNGATKQFRNHTGDKLHPRISAPRSPEPQRRGSPRRFERGFERQLGVDLPRGTKEDNKNPFRYD
- the LOC102711722 gene encoding uncharacterized protein LOC102711722 isoform X2 codes for the protein MTCKGCGGESTTDRGGPSCNSKFNTMGLELPRPIDPEVRWKTINRRQRAARRARTSFSGQDKMKDEIMSFYACSNATNQQLAQDDAPVSESEKFGVSILGRRFSDPMESVPIKKRRFLMDCSPSPPPTPLLVDPYEKLLSRSSGGISSRGKHHKVKAPALDYIEETRGPFGADDFSGISILAAAACTSELDDYTLDAECSKSAHCVEERKPEHIAGSSELNVLSEIKEEMLNTLDASNCKSNQPLESSESAPDMKPVFSPTLNSENIVESSHAEKDCSVPYSALGSANKADDFSSASVTKSSGVTISINASHPDKSVGCLQDIVMETKHSNGTRDSRLHWDLNVAMEAWDTNCGGDDDHDTVGPEPVASAISSCSDAENVTNKLQACQAPFDSTIAGNIPDLSEDKTPAIDEPSDACTKGESDFAGDSSSQPLCSLSPQNVQILESRLLECNDSSAGTKDLPDHNDIGKVESHLGSDPDCSSLAPMTGCFALTANEEKLDVSHASALGCVGPSQMASTDGSVGINSIQMSELGSRVKPFTSTLVSEESTNLATVTVFNKSSTGLGWSNDKLGQASQQSISEFKNQDLLDVDSGTSKIDQSAHDKVEHGTDGTDVLSISKTAADVDDDLDLSDTHMNDNPGSSDRGMSHTHEKEGADAPISHNLTCTDSSNALTCHTTDDAHEAPLINSECIKPVTDIDSIADSQSAEQNYIGKVLSNNFTEHCHEAEAPQIIKDLAGTGNIGAEEDDSQYEDGELRESGGYWGDDAYEEVKHVNYQVLDCKSDAPGISPLPPGSMNTGNLVVDVNGTHSRNKDGDVSPAALKRSWSTNCIDDGSGMMCTGNAGEKALNVHLRVNGDSRIYEMNSGHVITGSAATANQSERVNDGLGDDISSLRMKPTGWDMLPEDQRHSQHDSRDTVDSSNRCVLSTSDTAAAGESLRHMELSNGDMQPREERPRSFDRTHRNELCRSDDGYGSASKAERTVDVRSQERGAASRHVQGNSRVEQWVENSNSSRPTRRKSPDYYNYGLPGPRNAAEAAVAKMQSNGFVVAPDGTLVKAVDTANASKMARRVRNNTLSSSYRPLSGRGSPIDRDGGSGVSRGPAHAREASPERRFGTIGNRSVRYGPDMDKDHANLNMSSAHCSLANRQRRFPPHRASLNLSRAHSRSPSGSRSRSPHAWTSPRNRREVMVNGSSSLWRHSRSRSPPNYMTEVRMGRMASPSRQPGFGDRVMRYSPSSRDHTYSQHSSTWAGGRNCSTVDIPDHKKRYSRRSPPLRTTSRNDRFDVDSSGRPRSGELYRPTQGRLPYGFERGRGNRHDGNSDDQREYADGYETHSAKPYDRNGATKQFRNHTGDKLHPRISAPRSPEPQRRGSPRRFERGFERQLGVDLPRGTKEDNKNPFRYD